One window of the Podospora pseudocomata strain CBS 415.72m chromosome 7, whole genome shotgun sequence genome contains the following:
- the MRPL23 gene encoding 54S ribosomal protein L23, mitochondrial (BUSCO:EOG092654LJ; COG:J; EggNog:ENOG503P1Y2), which translates to MSQTIGSTRLAYSRVWHHISASAPHPTLSTVKSPREAVTPPSLGRLASRIAMILMGKHKPIWDPSTDCGDYVVVTNCAALYTTGHKKWRKTYYRHNTRPGSLRTITMDVLMDKFGGAEVLRKAVSGMLPKNRLRDKRLARLKAFEGDAHPYKENIIRFGGKKVGQTGWEDIVKAVREGDKATIPS; encoded by the exons ATGTCTCAAACTATAGGCTCT ACCCGCCTTGCCTACTCAAGAGTATGGCACCACATCTCCGCCTCGgccccccacccaaccctctcaaccGTCAAGTCCCCCCGGGAAGCTGTCACCCCCCCATCGCTCGGCCGTCTCGCCTCCCGTATCGCTATGATCCTCATGGGCAAGCACAAGCCCATCTGGGACCCCTCCACCGACTGCGGCGACTATGTCGTCGTCACCAACTGCGCGGCGCTGTACACCACCGGTCACAAGAAGTGGAGGAAGACATACTACCGCCACAACACCAGACCGGGTTCGCTGAGGACGATTACGATGGATGTGCTTATGGATAAGTTTGGCGGTGCcgaggtgttgaggaaggcggtTAGTGGCATGCTGCCCAAGAACAGGTTGAGGGACAAGAGGctggcgaggttgaaggcTTTCGAGGGGGATGCCCATCCGTATAAGGAGAATATTATCaggtttggggggaagaaggttggCCAGACTGGGTGGGAGGATATTGTGAAAGCGGTTAGGGAAGGTGATAAGGCTACGATCCCGTCATGA
- a CDS encoding hypothetical protein (COG:Q; EggNog:ENOG503NWXW): MARLAAARYGKDNVRVYKVHKDEATGTQSVTEMTVCCLLEGQIETSYTEADNSVVVATDSIKNTIYIKAKEHPVNPPELYAAHLGQHFLDKYPHINAANIKVIVHRWTRINIDGKPHPHSFYRDGNETRNVEARVSREAGIELKSAIQGLSVLKSTGSAFHGFVRDEYTTLGETWDRILSTDVDATWNWKTFATVTDVEKGVERFDQAFEAARNITLKTFAEDESASVQNTMYKMCEEILEKAAEVEVVGYSLPNKHYFEIDLSWHKGYKNTGKDAEVYAPQSGPNGLIKCEVARS; this comes from the exons ATGGctcgtcttgctgctgctcgctATGGAAAGGACAATGTCCGTGTCTACAAGGTGCACAAGGATGAGGCTACCGGCACTCAGTCCGTCACTGAGATGACCGTCTGCTGCCTTCTCGAGGGCCAGATTGAGACTTC TTACACCGAGGCCGACAACAGCGTTGTTGTGGCTACCGATTCAATCAAGAACACCATTTacatcaaggccaaggagcaccccgtcaaccccccTGAGCTTTACGCCGCCCACCTCGGCCAGCACTTCCTCGACAAGTACCCCCACATCAACgccgccaacatcaaggTGATCGTTCACAGATGGACTCGCATCAACATCGACGGCAAGCCCCACCCCCACAGCTTCTACCGCGACGGCAACGAGACCCGCAACGTGGAAGCTCGCGTCTCCCGCGAGGCTGGCATTGAGCTCAAGTCCGCCATCCAGGGTCTCTCCGTCCTTAAGTCCACCGGCTCTGCCTTCCACGGCTTCGTCCGGGACGAGTACACCACCCTCGGGGAGACTTGGGACCGTATCCTGTCTACCGACGTTGATGCCACCTGGAACTGGAAGACCTTTGCCACCGTCACCGACGTGGAGAAGGGCGTTGAGAGGTTCGACCAGGCTTTCGAGGCGGCCCGCaacatcaccctcaagaCGTTCGCCGAGGACGAGTCCGCCTCGGTCCAGAACACCATGTACAAGATGTGCGAGGAGatcttggagaaggcggccgaggtggaggttgttggctaCTCTTTGCCCAACAAGCACTACTTTGAGATtg ACCTCAGCTGGCACAAGGGCTACAAGAACACCGGCAAGGACGCCGAGGTGTACGCTCCCCAGTCTGGCCCCAACGGCCTCATCAAGTGCGAGGTCGCTCGCTCCTAA